The following nucleotide sequence is from Vitis vinifera cultivar Pinot Noir 40024 chromosome 14, ASM3070453v1.
TAGGTTTTATAGTGGTATTTTAAATACCTTTTTTCAGAAGGTAAAGAATGTCAAATCGGTTGCTTGCATTTTCTTGCCAAGCAAACAGCGCATTATGATCAAAATTGTTACGCCGGGCAGCCGGTAGGGTTTGTAGTGTTGTGATCGTCTTCTGAATGGAAATGGAGGCGCGCAAGATTGTTGTTGAGATGATAGGATATATTTAATCAATATTGTTTTATTGCATGAGTAGATTTTGAGATTTAGATCATTTTGAAGGAATTTTGGCTGAACGTGGTCTGGAATGGTTTAAGCTAATCTTAGGAAAGAAAATTAGCCACAGAGGAGAATTCCTTTTAAGTGTTTAGATTGTTGATATATTAATGTCCATTATAGGGTTGATTCTTCTATGGATAATAAAGAGATCAAGTGAATGGCCCGTAAACAAAGAAAACTATATCTCTATGTTATGGGGGTCCTCTATGCCCGTAAACAAAGAAAACCATATCTCTATGTTATGGGGGTCTTCTACTTTGGGGGCAGAGGAAAAAACTTTTGAGGATTTAAAGGATGGATTAGATGATGCAGAGAAtgtatgaaacaaaaaatagaccATGCTTGGGTTAGCTGCTCTTCATTGAGATCATGGGACAGTGAGCTATGATATTGAAGAATTTACATCAAATGAGCTGGATGGAGCTGCCAATTCCCTGGAAATTGGCAGAAATTAATGATTGTTATAAACAAAAGTAGGAGTTTCTCTGTATGATTTCTAAGATCTCTTTCCCAAATGTCAAATTCTTGGGAAAAAACTGAGATGAAAGAGCAGAGAAATGCTTAAAACTGGTACTCTTTGAGcatttttctcattctttccaagaaagagagaaagcCTTAAGGAGAAATCTTGATGAAGAAGGGGAGTTACTATATTCAAAGTGAAGGTACCTTACAGTAAAAAGTAATGAGTTTTAGTATTTGAAAACAGGAGAGCCCTGCTCTAGGATTTGCTGCTCTACTGTGATATGATTTTCAAGATCTATTTCCCAAATGTCAAAGGGCACCTTACTCTTAGTTATTGAGGAAGAAAtgagaggaaagaaaagaaaaatgcttAAAATTGGTATTACTTAAGCATTTTTCCAATTCTTTCCAAACAAAGCCTTAAGGAGAAATCTTAATGAAAAAGGGGAGTTCTATATTCAAACTAAAGGTATCtaacaataaaaagaaatgagttGTAGTATTTGAAGACATAAGAGCCCTTCATGCACTAGGATTTGGTACCCTACTTTGATTGAATAAAACAAAGTTTGAGTTTGGATCAAGAACATGCTGCAAAGAATCTCAAGTTGATTGCGACTTCTTTCTGGATTGTGTAGGCATGTGAAGTTAGTATGCACTCAATGTAGGGCTCAAAATCTTGGCTGAGTCATATCCACCTCAGCCATGACCAGTATCGGACTGATACCCGAGTTCAATATTTGGTTGACTTGCAAATAGACTTGCTTGAATTGAAGATAAATCAGCCATCTTGAAGCGAATCACACAGAAACTTTGAGACTACTCCAAGATTATGCCAATATTGATCTATTCGGGTGATGGGTGGTGGAAAAAATGGTAATGTTGGAGCGGAAATGGTGGAGAAGAGGAGTATAGAGAGCTTGGACCCTCTGCATCTTCATCCCTATATTTGCATCTCCATCCTTAAAACTTTACATCTTCATCCTTCAAACTTTACATCTTCATAAGGCTATTTTGTCTTCAATTTAGAGCCTTCAAAATGGGTGTCGTGCAGGAAACAGGGAGTTATCCATTTAGAGGTGAAATTGGTATTGTGCAAACAAGGGGAATAGGTGTTTGACTAGGTGTATGGGTATTTGATAGGATTAAGAATTTGGGTTTCAAATCATAAGTGTTTGTCTTTGAATCATGGGCATTTGTTTTTAAGTAGGTAATGAGTATTTGATGGGCATTTGTATTTTAGTAAATAATGGAAATTTGATGGAAATTAGGATTATAGCAAATGAATTATGAATATTTAGGTTTACATCAAATAAGTAGGAAACGAATAttagtataaaaattaaaaataatgaatatatttgataggaaaaatggtgcttaatttttttatagatgattcatggttataattttttaataattcaaaatattttttaaaaattcaaaatatttaatttaaacaaatttgttataatatatatatatatttgataaccaaGGAACTTTCCTTGGCCAAGCGCTTAGGACTTTCGACTAAGACccaaatttgttataaaatataaattcactttttattattttcataaaaaataagaaacattTACTATTAAGtgataaagttaaaaaaattttaaattttaatattgttaTAAATCATTCCAAAGGTATGCTTTTATGacaatttgaataattttatatataatagaaatttattttattaatattttagcatatctatttatgtttatttttgtaatactttttgcaatatttttaaaaaaaatttgagctTTTAAACTAGAATCTTTTGTAACCCAATACCAATCCGAGATGCTGAAACCAATGTGCCTTGGGACCTCCCGAGTCAGTGACCAATACCATGACTTTGAACTATGAGTCAATGTGATTGACAACTTTTTTGTAGACAATCTAAATGCACATATATACCATACAAGTGTTTTTTATCCTCCTAAATAAAACTGCTAGTTTCAAACCTTGCAACCACTGATATTTAAGtagaaaagtgatttttttttattgctgtTACATTGGTGAAGTTCTATGAGGCTTCTGTCATTAGTATTTGGACTTACGAAACTCATTACTGGTAAAATATTCTCTTGCACGAACCAATAGCCATAATTTTTCAAAGACCCAATCTGCCATAAACTCCACAGTATACTCGGAGACTCTTTTATCCAAAGTAGATTCCTTGTTGGTATTCATAAGCTTTCTGTGTGAATATGATCCcatcatttttgttatgaatGTGTAAACAGATTCTGGAACTGTTTTCTATATAATGTGTTCATGGTGGCATTGGGTTACTGTATTTGTATTTGCCATTGTATTTGATATCTGATTTATCACATCAGCAATACCGGTATCTTTGTTCGAggttgaatttcaaattctgaAGTTGCCAATTAGCCTGTTAGTAAAAATTAAAGAGTAAAAGAGAATAACTTCATGTTGTTTTGCATTATCCATTTAATGACCTTGATGCTGTGTGGATAtctgttttatttcttttatttgtatttttgttattaCAAACATTTTGTTGGCTGTGACTGTTAGGATTGACATACAACCAACTCATCACTCATTTTACTGCCAAGTACATGTGTTTTTAACTCCAACATCTTTACTTTATacatttctttttcctcttcttttttgggttttctAAGTGCATACAATGCCTTTTTCTATATGGAGTTCATCATACAGTCAATGGAATATAAGAGGGCAACAAATAAAATAGGAGAAGAATCAAGGTGTAAATTTACCATTGCTTTAAAAAATGTGGTGGGGACATGCAAGAATGCCTCAATAGTTAAGGTAATATTGACTTGGATGATCTAGTCATATGAACAGATTCATCAGGTATGACAGGAGGTGCTACCCATTCAATCAATTCAAAGCAAAAAAACTAGGTTCAGGATCAGGAAGCGGTACCCATCAACAAGTGAATAATTATGCATTCAGGCACTTCCAACATTACTGAGTTGTTGTAGCTTGTGTGTTTTAGTAAGTCACCCCACAAATTCTATgcaaaatttttttgaattttggagaATTAGCAGGccaatatatattcttttaggTCTAGATTTGTTTTCACCAATTCCTTACTATGCTTTAACAAGTTCCCGCTAGAGAAAATTTCAGACCTTGATTCTTTTCTATCAAAGTGATCTCTACATGAATGTTTGAAGGACTCATGCACATCAGCAGAACAGTCAGCTGACATGGTTCATTATATTGAATTCATTCAGGGGCGCTCTACCTGTTTTTGGAAGTATATGGAAATTGCACTGTATTGCCTATATTTGAAATAGAACATTGAGTTTGTATGCCCACAGGAATTTGGAAAGCGATATCAGCCAGTAAAATTGTTGATAAGCTCCTAAAGATAGGATCATGGTCACAATGGTAGATTGTGTGGTGTTCCTAGTAAACAGTGTAAGGTTGGTTCAGATACAGTGTATCTGTTGGGACCCTATTTCTTGAATTCTCATGTTGGCTGGTTGACACAAGCTAAAGTCACTAGAAACGATTAGTCATGATTATATGCTATTCACCCAAATGTTTAACAAAGTACAGGAACTAAATAAATTATACGGTTTGACAAATTGATCTACTTGTTTTCTTGTTCAGACGCCTAAACTTCTGTTGATTTACAATGCTTTCTCAGTATCCATTGGATTGTAACAgttttcactttataatttcaATGCAGATCTTGAATGGAAACTCATCTATGTGGGATCTGCTGAAGATGAGACTTATGACCAACTTTTAGAGAGTGTACTGGTTGGGCCGATCAATGTTGGAAACTACCGATTTGTGTTGCAGGCAATCCCCACTGGCTCAATACTGAATTTTTAAATCAGATTCAGTTGATTTACTTTTACTTGCATATGGTGGAACCAGCTCTGATATATATTATTGTCTAACACTTTGCAGGCTGACCCGCCTGACCCATCAAAGATCCGAGAAGAAGATATTATGGGTGTGACAGTGCTTCTGTTGACGTGTTCTTATGTGGGACAGGAGTTTATCCGTGTGGGCTACTATGTGAACAATGAATACGATGATGAGCAGCTGAAAGAGGAACCTCCCCAGAAGGTGTTGATAGACAGGGTCCAACGGAACATACTATCAGATAAACCAAGAGTAACAAAGTTTCCCATCAATTTCCACCCTGAGAACAAAGATCCTGGAGACCAACCCCCTCCGCCTGATCATCCTGCTGAAACTGATGGAAATAGAGAAGAACCACCTGCTTCAACTCATCACCCTTCAGATGCCCGATTGCCGTAACTACTACTTCCAAACTCTGACCATCCAATTTTCTGGTTTGAGCATAGCATGGTAATTGGTTTAGTTGATATCTAtgctaaaaaaaagaaaaaaaaaaattctggatGAACTGCATCCGAAGGATCATGTATTTATTACATCAGCCTGATGGAGAGATGTCTGATGAAATGCTGGGTTCAGTCTGGCTGGTTTGGGTTGCCAAAGTACTGGTTCACCAGGTTGGTTACTTTCTAtgttcaaaattggattttcggACCTTGTAATAATTATCAAGGAATTTCAGCTTCATTAGCTTTAATGACCTAATAACAACTCTaacaaaaatctttttttttttttcacatttatggGTTTTtgttaggctatgtttggttcttgaaaagttttaaaggaaaaaaataatataatctcttatttggtaataaaaaatcaatgaaaagaaacatgaatatatatatatattctatgtTGGTTGAATGAATATAAGggtaaggaaataaataaatttaaaattaataaaatatttgtatatattattttaaatttattttaatttgttaatataaaaattaaataattaaaaaccaaaagggGTTCTAATGAGCACTTATCCGGGCCTTCCTAAAGGAAGATTTTCCGTGGTATAGAGACCAACATAGGCCAAGTAAATTTTTAGAACTCGGACGCATGAGTTGTTTGAGAGCCCAGCTGGCAGCTGGCATGTGCACACTAAAATTCTTTGAGAAACTAATAACAAGAATAATTGTTTCAAGTTTAAACATTTTTGTGATTTAACAGTGAAATCCAATTTGGTCTGCAATATTATATTAACTTTTGTGAATTGGTCAGGAGACATGTTTAGAAGTTTGTTATCATATAGGCTCGGGTTGTTCAAACCTTGACCCAAGCCCAACTCAAATTAAACTTGGGTTGAGAAAACTTAGTCCAAATTCAatccaaataatgaaaatgttttcccAAACCTACCCAAATATCAGGTTGGGTTCGGGTTGAGTCGGGTCAACCTGTTCAAGTTGCACCCCTATTAGTAACCCTATTAGAAAGATTAGCAATGCGTTTTTTCAGAGTTTAAAAGTGATTcctaaaatttgtcaaaaaacattttttaaggtgaaagattttttttaaatcactgtcaaatgaaatcttaatttatttttattaatgaaaattactaaaggtaaaaaaaattaagataatctTGAGTGAAAACCTCATTAGTTTAGGAAatactaaatattaaatacattttttcaaattgaaattacCTATTAAAACAAACTTATAATAAATATTCTCTAATTAAAATAAGCAAGTAAAAGctataaaaattgagaaatggCTCAATAAATCTAATATTTTAGCAAAATTTGctaatcatttttcaatatataattgtttttaatatatagttATTTATACTGTTGTAAAACGAGGATAAATGCAACgcaaataaaagtaaagaaactaatatatgttatttcaataataatacaTAATGGGGAGGAAAAAATCGTAGAAGAAAATTGAGAGAATTGGGAGAATGAaaggaagagagaaaatgagagaaataaaatttctttcttttgctcGGGATGGGATTCTACAAGGGATGGAAAGCCCTTTTATAGGTTGTCCTAAAAGGTTCccatttactcatcttaaagatgagtaaatgaaactcataaatgaacttcaattaattattacattaatgtggtcattcattacCTATTTATAACACATCCCCTTGGATGACCActgtattaaaataatatgcttAATGAagaccttgctagtaaaaaaccctatgggaaaaacct
It contains:
- the LOC100244498 gene encoding histone chaperone ASF1B, whose product is MSAVNITNVAVLDNPASFLKPFQFEITYECLTPLADDLEWKLIYVGSAEDETYDQLLESVLVGPINVGNYRFVLQADPPDPSKIREEDIMGVTVLLLTCSYVGQEFIRVGYYVNNEYDDEQLKEEPPQKVLIDRVQRNILSDKPRVTKFPINFHPENKDPGDQPPPPDHPAETDGNREEPPASTHHPSDARLP